Proteins from one Sarcophilus harrisii chromosome 2, mSarHar1.11, whole genome shotgun sequence genomic window:
- the LOC100922526 gene encoding zinc finger protein OZF-like isoform X1: protein MAPVLPGVRARQKSVTLKDVTVDFTWDEWVHLNLSQKELYREVMLENYKNFVFLEFAVSKPDMIHQLERKEASWMPEADIPKSSCPGSKEFAEKKSYECSECGKAFRSKIQLTMHQRIHTGKILYECKECGKNFIYNSELSLHQRIHTEEKPYECSVCGKVFRMKARLTVHQRIHTGEKPYKCSECGMVFRLKTQLTVHQTIHTGENLYECKDCGKTFFYSSVFILHRKIHTGEKPYECSECGKAFKSKTDITVHWRIHTGEKPYECSKCRKAFRSKIQLTVHQRIHTAETPFECSECRMAFRVKRELTVHQRIHTGQKPYKCSECGMAFRSKTHITVHQSIHSGEKHFECKECGKGFFYNSELITHQRIHTGEKPYECNACGKAFNRKSNLTVHQRIHTGETPYECSECRIAFRTKRQLTVHHRIHTETL, encoded by the exons aAGTCAGTGACTTTGAAGGATGTGACTGTGGACTTCACCTGGGATGAGTGGGTACATCTGAACCTATCTCAGAAAGAGTTGTacagggaggtgatgctggagAACTATAAGAACTTTGTATTTTTGG AATTTGCAGTTTCCAAACCAGATATGATCCAccaattggaaagaaaagaagcatcTTGGATGCCAGAGGCAGATATTCCAAAAAGCAGCTGTCCAG ggAGCAAAGAAtttgctgaaaaaaaatcttatgaatgtagtgaatgtgggaaggcttttAGGAGTAAGATACAACTTACTatgcatcagagaattcatactggaaagATTCTTTATGAATGTAAGGAATGTGGAAAGAATTTCATCTACAATTCAGAACTTAGTCTacaccagagaattcatactgaagagaaaccttatgaatgtagtgTATGTGGGAAAGTCTTCAGGATGAAGGCACGTCTTACTGTgcaccagagaattcatactggagagaaaccttataaatgtagtgaatgtgggaTGGTATTCAGGCTTAAGACACAGCTTACTGTACATCAGacaattcatactggagagaatcTCTATGAATGTAAAGACTGTGGAAAGACTTTCTTCTACAGTTCAGTATTTATTCTACATcggaaaattcatactggagaaaaaccttatgaatgtagtgaatgtggaaaggctttcaagAGTAAGACAGATATTACTGTGCATtggagaattcatactggagagaaaccttatgaatgtagtaAATGTAGGAAGGCCTTCAGGAGTAAGATACAACTAACTGtgcatcaaagaattcatactgcAGAGACACCTTTTGAATGTAGTGAATGTAGGATGGCTTTCAGGGTTAAGAGAGagcttactgtacatcagagaattcatacaggACAGAAACCTTACAAATGTAGTGAATGTGGAATGGCCTTCAGGAGTAAGACACATATTACTGTGCATCAGAGcattcattctggagagaaacaTTTTGAATGTAAGGAGTGTGGGAAAGGTTTCTTTTACAATTCAGAACTTATTacacatcaaagaattcatactggagagaaaccttatgaatgtaatgcatGTGGGAAGGCCTTTAATAGGAAGTCAAATCTTACTgtgcatcagagaattcatactggagaaacaCCTTATGAATGTAGTGAATGCAGGATCGCTTTCAGGACTAAGAGACAACTTACTGTACATCACAGAATTCATACAGAAACCTTGtga